A region of uncultured Carboxylicivirga sp. DNA encodes the following proteins:
- a CDS encoding DUF1599 domain-containing protein, translated as MTKTDKQFEHVINICKDIFEKKMRDYGTAWRILRPSSMTDQIFIKAQRIRSIETKGISKVDEGIRSEFIGIVNYCAMALVQLELQPADQPEMDPEIALKLYLEKIYGSKSLMEDKNHDYDEAWRKMRVSSFTDLILMKLHRTKQIEDNQGMTIISEGIDANYMDMINYAIFALIKLEFPDDEENA; from the coding sequence GTGACAAAAACCGATAAGCAATTTGAGCACGTCATAAATATCTGTAAAGACATCTTTGAAAAGAAAATGCGTGATTATGGCACAGCATGGCGTATTCTTCGCCCATCAAGTATGACAGATCAGATTTTCATAAAAGCACAACGAATCAGAAGTATCGAAACCAAAGGTATTTCAAAAGTCGATGAAGGCATTCGTTCGGAGTTTATCGGAATTGTTAATTACTGTGCCATGGCACTGGTCCAGCTTGAACTTCAACCAGCCGATCAACCAGAAATGGATCCGGAAATAGCCTTAAAATTATATCTGGAGAAAATATATGGTTCGAAATCATTGATGGAAGACAAAAACCATGACTATGATGAAGCCTGGCGTAAAATGCGTGTGAGTTCATTTACTGATTTGATATTAATGAAATTACATCGTACTAAACAGATAGAAGATAACCAGGGTATGACCATTATCTCTGAGGGCATTGATGCTAATTATATGGATATGATTAACTATGCCATTTTTGCTCTAATCAAACTCGAATTCCCTGACGACGAAGAAAACGCATAA
- a CDS encoding BT_3928 family protein: protein MLKTIARIILGIVFLFSGFVKAVDPQGGAIKIAEYLEIIGLHQANSVSVILAIALSTLEFILGFMLFFGLMTKKAALPAFIFMSFFTALTLYSAIFEPVSDCGCFGDAIKLTNWETFFKNIVLLPISFIIYKKRKDYSRSISETKQGLGALIGLVFIIGISAYSLKYLPLLDFRPYKIGQNIQEGMSIPEGAQDAVYETTFILEKDGERKEFDMDNYPYNDTAWVFVDQKSKLISEGYQPPIQNFILENIDGYDMTQDLLNHDKPVFLVIAPKIEKASTKNLKKLRDIRIMCLRNEYPFYVLTSSLVDNYFQFDATHSLGFDYLSVDETLLKTICRGNPGMIILEKGTIIAKYNHTNLPEANELVNPLSYSLNSLRKHTDKSFLLGWTILLAGFILILYRLK from the coding sequence ATGCTAAAAACCATTGCACGAATTATACTGGGTATTGTATTCTTATTCTCAGGATTTGTTAAAGCAGTAGATCCTCAGGGAGGAGCTATTAAAATTGCCGAGTATCTTGAAATTATAGGATTACATCAGGCAAATTCTGTGTCGGTAATTTTAGCTATTGCGCTTTCAACACTTGAATTTATTCTTGGTTTTATGTTGTTTTTTGGTTTGATGACAAAAAAAGCAGCATTACCAGCTTTTATTTTCATGAGTTTCTTTACTGCACTAACATTATACAGTGCTATCTTTGAACCTGTAAGTGATTGTGGATGTTTTGGTGATGCAATAAAACTAACAAACTGGGAAACCTTCTTTAAGAACATTGTACTTCTTCCTATTAGCTTCATTATCTATAAGAAGAGAAAGGATTATTCTCGTTCAATAAGTGAAACAAAACAAGGCTTGGGTGCATTAATCGGTCTTGTTTTTATTATTGGCATATCAGCCTATTCTCTAAAATACCTGCCATTACTTGATTTCAGACCCTATAAAATTGGGCAAAACATTCAGGAAGGAATGAGTATACCAGAAGGTGCTCAGGATGCTGTATATGAAACCACCTTTATTTTGGAAAAAGATGGTGAGCGCAAAGAATTTGATATGGATAATTATCCATATAACGACACAGCCTGGGTGTTTGTCGACCAAAAATCGAAATTAATTAGTGAAGGATATCAACCACCCATCCAAAATTTTATTCTGGAAAATATTGATGGCTATGATATGACACAGGATTTGCTTAATCATGATAAACCTGTGTTTCTGGTTATAGCTCCCAAAATCGAAAAAGCTTCGACAAAGAACCTTAAAAAGTTGCGTGATATACGGATCATGTGTTTACGAAATGAATATCCATTTTATGTTCTTACGTCTTCGTTGGTTGATAATTATTTTCAATTTGATGCAACTCATTCGCTTGGTTTCGACTATTTGAGTGTTGACGAAACTTTATTAAAAACTATCTGCCGTGGTAATCCCGGTATGATTATTCTGGAGAAAGGCACTATCATTGCCAAATATAACCATACAAACCTGCCAGAAGCCAATGAATTAGTGAATCCACTATCGTATTCACTTAATTCATTAAGAAAACACACAGACAAGTCGTTCTTATTAGGATGGACTATACTGCTGGCTGGATTTATTTTAATATTATATCGACTTAAATAA
- the tpiA gene encoding triose-phosphate isomerase: protein MRQNIVAGNWKMNNTLEEGIALAKEVNAILTENKPNCKVVLGTPFIHITEVVKAVDSSLVGVAAQNCADKASGAYTGETSAAMIKSTGAQYVILGHSERRAYYGETNAILKEKTDLALANGLTPIFCIGEVLEEREAEKHFEVVKSQIEEALFHLSAEEFGKVVLAYEPVWAIGTGKTASPEQAQEIHAFIRQTLADKYGAEVADNTSILYGGSCKASNAKELFANPDVDGGLIGGASLKAEDFYGIIAAF, encoded by the coding sequence ATGAGACAGAACATTGTTGCAGGAAACTGGAAAATGAACAACACCCTTGAAGAGGGTATCGCTTTAGCTAAAGAAGTTAATGCTATATTAACTGAAAACAAGCCCAATTGCAAAGTGGTATTAGGTACTCCTTTTATCCACATTACTGAAGTAGTAAAAGCTGTTGACAGCAGTTTAGTTGGTGTTGCCGCTCAAAACTGTGCTGACAAAGCAAGTGGTGCTTACACTGGCGAAACTTCAGCTGCTATGATTAAGTCAACTGGAGCTCAGTACGTAATCCTTGGTCACTCTGAAAGAAGAGCGTACTACGGAGAAACCAATGCAATTTTGAAAGAAAAAACTGACTTAGCTTTAGCTAACGGTTTAACTCCAATTTTCTGTATCGGTGAAGTTTTGGAAGAGCGCGAAGCAGAGAAACATTTCGAAGTAGTAAAATCGCAAATCGAAGAAGCTTTATTCCACCTTTCTGCAGAAGAGTTTGGAAAAGTAGTATTGGCTTACGAACCAGTATGGGCAATCGGAACAGGAAAAACTGCTTCTCCTGAGCAAGCTCAGGAAATTCACGCCTTCATTCGTCAGACTTTAGCTGACAAATATGGTGCTGAAGTTGCTGATAACACAAGCATCCTTTACGGTGGTAGCTGTAAAGCTTCAAATGCTAAAGAATTATTCGCTAATCCAGACGTTGATGGTGGTTTGATTGGTGGTGCTTCTTTAAAAGCTGAAGATTTCTATGGAATTATTGCTGCTTTCTAA
- a CDS encoding glycoside hydrolase, producing MKGTSTFLYSILLFLFITGNHGKLTAQTTEPIAETDYYLIHSSGNVVAENAETRATIQELSGTQDHIMHFIPDGAGYYWIKPKDQNKYVALSGSWNTYFITDSTTDYSKYAIEKVSSSFIRLKCKANNKYMGTDNITNGSYIYSDKSGSDSRHYWYISEQYGPAPADTMKYLINPNATFTNSFEGWGVSLCWWANMCGNWSDDKIDEIVDWLVSPNGLNYNIFRYNIGGGDDPLNQNCDLHHMANGKGLRAEMEGFKDSSEGEYDWSRDAAQRKIMLKIKEKRPDAIFEAFSNSAPYYMTFSGCCAGNVNAWDDNLKPEYYEEFANYLVDVCKHYKDTYDIEFKTLEPFNEPVTNYWAANGGQEGCHFSTAAQIDFLKILSPILKTSGLNTIISSSDETSVAQSVTDFNAYINDGSVLDLVDQWNTHTYSATNQDRANIRALSTEYNKTLWMSEVGAGGTGIYGNLNLAQKIMNDIRYIRPEAWLDWQYIEENNDQWCLVQGDFAAQTYARVKNFYIRKQFSHYIKPGSKFLSVPNDQILAALNETNDTVTIVLLNNSSLTTCHDIDLSLFGSVGNESFVTRTSETENNVAVSAAERNGDNLLITLPGYSITTVVLPVNYTSTGNQLQTNVPYLILSRTASHVMQSADNTVQINNYQYTDSTQLWTLTSNENGYTIKNKKDEYLTDTGSYFATTSTNEDPANQTFQIESVGDECYKIISMSTGKALDLEGANNTAGTNIGYYAYGTSQAASHRQWMFVLPPSYSTQDIPNSINEFEKIEEKDLARIFGTEGAVVILQASDISGQATVYTLSGLEVTRKEISGAANQIAVHRGIYIVKYHLKEPNKIITSKVFVK from the coding sequence ATGAAAGGAACATCTACATTTCTTTATTCTATTTTACTATTTTTATTCATTACAGGAAATCATGGTAAATTAACAGCCCAAACAACTGAGCCTATTGCTGAAACGGACTATTATCTCATTCATTCAAGTGGCAATGTAGTTGCAGAAAATGCTGAAACACGTGCTACAATCCAGGAATTATCAGGCACACAGGATCATATTATGCATTTTATACCTGATGGAGCTGGTTACTATTGGATTAAACCCAAAGATCAAAATAAATACGTTGCTTTAAGTGGCAGTTGGAATACTTATTTCATTACCGATTCAACTACTGATTATTCAAAATATGCAATTGAAAAGGTCTCCAGCTCATTTATCCGATTGAAGTGCAAAGCCAATAATAAGTATATGGGAACCGATAACATAACCAACGGTTCATATATTTATTCAGATAAAAGTGGTTCCGACAGTCGCCACTACTGGTATATTTCAGAACAATACGGCCCTGCTCCTGCCGATACTATGAAATACCTTATCAACCCAAATGCAACTTTCACTAATTCATTTGAAGGCTGGGGTGTATCACTTTGCTGGTGGGCAAATATGTGTGGAAACTGGAGCGATGATAAAATTGATGAGATTGTTGACTGGCTGGTCAGCCCTAATGGACTTAATTATAACATATTCAGATACAATATTGGTGGTGGAGATGATCCGCTAAATCAGAATTGTGATTTGCACCATATGGCCAACGGGAAAGGTTTAAGAGCTGAAATGGAAGGTTTTAAAGATTCCTCGGAAGGAGAATATGATTGGAGTCGTGATGCTGCCCAACGTAAAATAATGTTGAAGATCAAAGAAAAAAGACCCGATGCTATTTTTGAGGCTTTTAGTAATTCGGCTCCCTATTATATGACTTTTAGCGGATGTTGTGCTGGAAATGTAAATGCCTGGGATGACAATCTCAAGCCTGAATATTACGAAGAGTTTGCCAACTATCTGGTAGATGTGTGCAAACATTATAAAGACACGTATGATATTGAGTTCAAAACATTGGAACCGTTCAACGAACCCGTTACTAATTATTGGGCAGCCAATGGCGGACAAGAAGGATGTCATTTCAGTACAGCGGCTCAGATTGATTTTCTAAAGATCCTCTCTCCTATTTTAAAGACATCTGGACTAAACACTATCATTTCTTCTTCCGATGAAACCAGCGTTGCTCAATCGGTAACCGATTTCAATGCCTATATTAATGATGGTAGCGTACTTGATTTGGTTGACCAGTGGAACACACATACTTATTCAGCCACAAATCAAGACAGGGCAAATATCAGAGCTTTATCAACCGAATATAATAAAACTCTTTGGATGAGTGAGGTGGGTGCCGGTGGTACCGGTATATATGGAAACCTTAATCTGGCTCAAAAAATAATGAATGACATTCGCTACATTCGCCCTGAAGCTTGGCTTGACTGGCAATATATTGAAGAAAACAACGACCAATGGTGTCTGGTACAAGGCGATTTTGCAGCTCAAACGTATGCGCGTGTAAAGAATTTTTATATCCGAAAGCAATTTAGTCACTACATAAAACCGGGTTCTAAATTTCTATCCGTTCCAAATGACCAAATCCTGGCGGCATTAAATGAAACAAATGATACTGTTACCATTGTTTTATTGAATAATTCGTCTTTAACCACTTGTCATGATATAGATTTATCACTGTTTGGCTCCGTAGGAAATGAAAGTTTTGTTACCAGAACTTCTGAAACAGAAAATAACGTTGCTGTTTCGGCAGCAGAAAGAAATGGTGATAATCTTTTGATTACGCTTCCGGGTTATAGCATAACAACTGTTGTACTTCCGGTAAATTACACATCAACCGGGAACCAATTACAAACCAATGTTCCTTATTTAATACTATCACGTACAGCGAGCCATGTTATGCAATCAGCGGACAATACTGTGCAAATCAATAATTATCAATACACAGATTCCACACAACTCTGGACATTAACCTCAAATGAAAATGGATATACCATAAAGAATAAAAAAGATGAATATCTGACCGATACAGGTTCGTATTTTGCTACTACATCAACAAATGAAGATCCGGCAAATCAAACATTTCAAATAGAAAGTGTGGGTGACGAGTGCTATAAAATAATATCGATGAGTACAGGTAAAGCTTTAGATCTGGAAGGAGCCAATAATACAGCCGGAACAAATATTGGTTATTATGCATATGGAACCAGTCAGGCTGCTAGTCATCGCCAGTGGATGTTTGTATTGCCTCCAAGCTATTCAACCCAGGATATTCCAAACAGCATTAATGAGTTTGAAAAAATTGAAGAAAAGGATTTAGCCCGTATTTTTGGTACTGAAGGAGCTGTTGTTATTTTACAAGCATCTGATATAAGTGGCCAGGCAACGGTTTATACATTATCAGGTCTAGAAGTAACCCGCAAAGAAATTAGCGGAGCAGCAAATCAGATTGCCGTACACAGAGGAATCTATATTGTAAAGTATCATCTAAAAGAGCCAAACAAAATAATTACTTCCAAAGTTTTTGTAAAATAA
- a CDS encoding hydrolase codes for MKTQDQECCPKFEVTKWDRKTFSWDHKPFIKESIPTFLHIPFPPMIGKKMKKMYDLADKAHANYPDLSDALVLFHDPSAFKSEIFYSVNHHIEGANNADLTGEFIAGVFDGPYDTVPVHIKEMNQRLSDQNRTASDYFVHYAYCPKCAEKYGHNYMILFAQV; via the coding sequence ATGAAAACTCAAGATCAGGAATGCTGTCCAAAGTTTGAGGTAACCAAGTGGGACCGAAAAACTTTTTCGTGGGATCATAAACCTTTTATTAAAGAGTCAATCCCTACTTTTCTCCATATACCTTTTCCTCCGATGATTGGTAAGAAAATGAAAAAGATGTATGATTTGGCTGATAAAGCACATGCAAATTATCCCGATTTATCAGATGCTCTGGTTCTATTTCACGATCCTTCCGCATTTAAATCAGAAATATTTTATTCGGTTAATCATCACATTGAAGGTGCAAATAATGCGGATTTAACAGGTGAATTTATTGCTGGAGTCTTTGACGGGCCATACGATACAGTTCCTGTTCATATTAAAGAAATGAATCAAAGACTTTCTGATCAAAACAGAACAGCCAGTGACTATTTTGTACATTATGCCTACTGTCCTAAATGTGCTGAAAAATATGGACATAACTATATGATACTTTTTGCCCAGGTATAG
- a CDS encoding aldo/keto reductase: MSERRKIKNTELMVSKINLGGNVFGWTLDEQQSFKVLDAFIDEGFNFIDTADTYPWWVNGKGGLSESIIGKWMKKKGIRSDLIIATKVGSETKEHGFDISKKHILKSVDESLQRLQTDYIDLYYTHFDDNKTPIEETLSAYDEVVRAGKVRHIAASNISPTRLIQSLEIAEQNKFPKYVALQPHYNLVERTKYESEYLPLVKKYDLSVFPYWSLASGFLTGKYRTDNDLSKSVRGAGAKQYMNSKGFAILNALDQTAEKHNTKQAAISLAWLLAQTNILAPIASATSHVQLETLFEATKIHLDKDDLQLLDSVSN, translated from the coding sequence ATGAGTGAAAGAAGAAAAATTAAGAATACCGAGCTCATGGTTAGCAAAATTAACCTGGGAGGTAATGTGTTCGGATGGACGCTGGATGAACAGCAATCGTTTAAGGTTCTTGATGCCTTTATTGATGAAGGTTTCAATTTTATTGATACGGCAGATACTTATCCCTGGTGGGTAAATGGTAAAGGTGGACTTTCAGAATCTATCATTGGTAAATGGATGAAGAAAAAAGGTATTAGAAGTGATTTAATTATAGCAACTAAAGTTGGATCAGAAACAAAAGAACACGGTTTTGATATTAGTAAAAAACACATTCTTAAATCAGTTGATGAGTCCCTTCAACGACTACAAACCGACTACATTGATTTGTATTATACCCATTTTGATGATAATAAAACTCCCATAGAAGAGACCTTATCTGCCTATGACGAAGTTGTTCGAGCAGGTAAGGTCAGACATATTGCTGCTTCGAATATATCCCCAACCAGACTGATCCAATCATTAGAAATTGCCGAACAGAACAAATTCCCGAAATATGTTGCTCTTCAGCCTCATTATAATTTGGTTGAAAGAACTAAATATGAAAGTGAATACCTACCTCTTGTTAAGAAATATGATTTAAGTGTTTTTCCATATTGGTCGTTGGCATCCGGATTTCTAACAGGAAAATACAGAACAGATAATGATTTAAGCAAAAGTGTTCGAGGCGCAGGAGCTAAACAATATATGAATTCGAAAGGTTTTGCTATTCTGAATGCGTTGGATCAAACAGCTGAAAAACATAACACAAAACAGGCGGCAATATCATTGGCTTGGCTTCTGGCTCAAACCAATATTTTGGCACCTATTGCCAGTGCCACCAGTCATGTTCAACTTGAAACTCTGTTTGAGGCAACTAAAATTCATTTGGATAAGGATGATCTTCAACTATTAGATAGTGTGAGTAATTAA
- a CDS encoding alpha/beta hydrolase: MKHFLFIIITFFTFGFTSSQTKQLQWLDIELSNYTYPYPVSTINLFVQNQELKMSYMDVKPENPNGRNIVLLHGKNFNGAYWKTTINALTKEGYRVIVPDQIGFGKSSKPDHFHYTFQQLAINTKTLLDSLNINKTAILGHSMGGMLATRFALMYPKITEKLILENPIGLEDWKLKVPYKPVEWWYQNELKKNYESIKKYQLVSYYDNKWKTEYDEWVNLLAGWTLNSEYKTIAWNAALTYDMIFTQPVVYEFGNVSSPTLLIIGTRDRTALGKPLVSEDVRKTMGLYNILGKETKKAIPNATLIEIENIGHLPHIEAFDQFIQPLLKFLKE; encoded by the coding sequence ATGAAACACTTCCTTTTCATAATCATTACATTTTTCACTTTCGGATTTACTTCTTCACAAACCAAGCAATTACAATGGCTTGACATAGAATTATCCAACTACACCTATCCATATCCTGTTTCAACCATTAATTTGTTTGTTCAAAATCAGGAGCTAAAAATGTCGTATATGGATGTTAAACCGGAAAATCCCAACGGTAGAAATATTGTTTTACTGCATGGTAAGAATTTTAATGGAGCTTATTGGAAAACAACAATTAATGCTCTTACAAAAGAAGGATACAGAGTGATTGTTCCTGATCAGATTGGTTTTGGAAAATCGTCAAAACCAGATCATTTTCATTACACTTTTCAACAATTGGCAATCAACACAAAAACTCTACTGGATTCATTGAACATTAATAAAACAGCAATACTCGGACATTCAATGGGTGGTATGTTGGCAACCCGATTTGCCTTAATGTATCCTAAAATTACCGAAAAACTAATATTGGAAAATCCTATTGGTCTTGAAGACTGGAAATTAAAAGTCCCTTATAAACCTGTTGAATGGTGGTATCAAAATGAATTGAAAAAAAACTATGAAAGCATTAAAAAATATCAATTGGTAAGTTACTACGATAACAAATGGAAAACTGAATATGATGAATGGGTAAACTTACTGGCTGGCTGGACTTTGAACTCAGAATACAAAACCATTGCCTGGAATGCTGCCTTAACATATGACATGATTTTCACTCAACCTGTTGTCTATGAATTTGGCAATGTAAGTTCTCCAACTCTTCTTATTATTGGAACACGTGACCGAACAGCTCTTGGCAAACCTTTGGTTAGTGAAGATGTTAGAAAAACGATGGGGCTTTATAATATACTAGGTAAAGAAACAAAAAAAGCAATCCCTAACGCCACACTTATAGAAATTGAAAACATTGGACACTTACCACACATAGAAGCTTTTGATCAGTTTATTCAGCCTCTATTAAAATTTCTAAAAGAATAA
- the prmA gene encoding 50S ribosomal protein L11 methyltransferase, which produces MEYTKVAVTLTPVNEIASDLLMAQMGELGFESFSETEYGFDAFIPSKDYNSSLLKSIHNPLEGIKLSFKDEVMPDINWNEEWEKNYFQPIVIANKCVVRSPFHILEGNYKYEILIEPKMSFGTGHHSTTSQMLQFILETDVKGKSVLDMGCGTGILGMLCSMKKASSIVGIDIDEWAYNNAIENLSLNKIKNMTIEIGGADRLANRSFDIILANINRNILLEDIKYYQASLIKGGQLLLSGFYQEDLDIINQECEKYKLKYISHKNENNWVAASYILAE; this is translated from the coding sequence ATGGAATATACAAAAGTAGCGGTAACACTTACCCCAGTCAATGAAATTGCCAGTGACTTGTTAATGGCACAAATGGGAGAACTTGGATTTGAAAGTTTTAGTGAAACTGAATATGGTTTCGATGCCTTTATTCCTTCAAAAGATTACAACTCTTCCTTATTAAAATCAATTCATAATCCATTAGAAGGCATTAAATTAAGTTTTAAAGACGAAGTTATGCCTGATATTAATTGGAACGAAGAGTGGGAAAAAAATTATTTTCAGCCAATAGTTATTGCGAATAAATGTGTTGTACGAAGCCCTTTTCACATTTTAGAAGGCAACTATAAATATGAAATTTTGATTGAACCCAAAATGTCCTTTGGTACGGGCCATCATTCAACAACAAGCCAGATGTTACAATTCATACTGGAGACTGATGTTAAAGGCAAGTCTGTTTTGGATATGGGATGTGGCACTGGTATATTAGGAATGCTTTGCTCCATGAAAAAAGCATCTTCAATTGTTGGTATAGACATTGATGAATGGGCCTATAATAATGCCATCGAAAACCTTTCTTTGAATAAAATAAAAAACATGACTATCGAAATAGGTGGTGCAGATCGATTAGCCAATAGAAGTTTCGATATAATTTTAGCCAATATCAACCGTAATATACTTCTAGAGGATATAAAATACTATCAGGCTTCTCTCATTAAAGGAGGTCAATTATTACTAAGTGGATTTTACCAGGAAGATCTGGATATTATCAATCAGGAATGTGAAAAGTATAAGTTAAAGTACATTTCACATAAAAATGAAAACAATTGGGTTGCAGCTTCGTATATATTGGCTGAGTAG